Genomic segment of Hylaeus volcanicus isolate JK05 chromosome 6, UHH_iyHylVolc1.0_haploid, whole genome shotgun sequence:
TTTTTActtcgtaataaaaatgaaatattaaaatactaattttaaatgagcaaagtaaaaaagagaaatgaaacaaatgcaCACAAGTTAAATAAAGCTTTGCAATCAAAGTGGCAAAGAATTTCtggcaaatttatttaaaaagatacatGATAGCACAGCAAGATTCGCAGGCACGGTGGCCAGAAATTGTGACTCCTACAAAATATAGACTTTttcctgaatatttttttcagaaacaatttttataaatattgtttaaatgcAACAACATAGCAGTTGGTGTCTGTGGTTTATTTGCAAGATACTGGAATTCCATTCTACTGCAAGTGGTTTACAATTTTCTGGGTACTGTACATCACATAATAATAAgtgatgtttatataaactaCTATCTAATTAAacattacaaattattgatACTACTTTTTTTCCTAAAACAAATCTTATTACATAATTTAGGAAAACCAATTAGATTTGTGAAAAGTATCTACACATTTTAAAGTTATTAGGtatcattttcgtattttattgtgCTTAATATATGATGAATGCCAAGGTTCTGTCAACGTATTGATCATTGCGGATAAAAACACGTTTATAGCAAACAAAATATAGgtagattatttaataacgaatttgaataaaataaataacaaataattttgataattactttgtaaagaaatgttaaattttatgcTATTAccatatttaatattatttaaacaggAAACCGTTTCACTtatgtgtaatatttatatacaacatttttatctaggAATAAGGGTGTTGGACAAGATAAAATCCTATTCAAATGTTacagttataaaatattaagtttttatAATACCTTAATATGATTTGTTAAtgaagtttataaaatatcactgCTGTAACTCGATATCTTCGTATGTTCTCTCAAATAATGTTTTCTATTAACTATTCTAACATCTAATACTGTTAGAACTCTTTaagaatgtaatattaaaaaaaatatatatatattaatgaaaattcaaatacataaaatagaattactCGCGCTAAACAAAACATCAGTCAGAATGATAAAAtatcggttttttttttcattttattatcaattatttcttttatgcaTATCTGCTATGCAGTTTGCTTTTATTTGCTTAGAAAAAAACTACTGAAAACTTATAGTTCAAATTTACAATCGCAATTGAGCAGCTGCTACAAAGTTAGCTGTACAAAAACACAGAAACACGCTACAACTAATTACAAGCATTATGTATCAGAAGTACGTCCTGTTGCGAATCATTTAATACATATGCGTCtgatactttcattttttagtaTAGTACAATAACTTAAACAACTCTTCCAATAAACTTCTTTATGATTTCGTGCAAAAAATACACAGTTACTGATAATATCATCTTAAGTATTCATACTAGCTTCAACTTCAAGATCATCGTCATTATTGGTATTGATCAAGGAACGTAGTAacgaaatatatgtatacaatttatatatatatatatatccgacatatatatgtatatataaacaacaaaatgtAATCCATATTTTCAGAGTTTCCAAGATAACATATATGATCGTAATTTCCTTCGAACGAAGGCTGTCATTTTCATGTGtgaattaacaaaaacattctGTCTAATGTGGTGTTTTGTCTTTACATCTTAATAAAAATGCAGTCAGGAACATCCGCAATTAGTTcaatatcgttaaaaaaatgtcaattttcAGTATGTAAAAAATACCTCAGTACACTGAGTGTcttaaaatctgaaaattttcattagttCTACtttttacacaaatattttcattgagaaaatattatccATTATACTgcagaatataaattttgaaaacagaaGTAACTAGTAATAAGTTGGGTGTACAACAGCATAATGTTTGAAACATGCACATAATTTAAATCACGGTTGTATGTAGTCAAACAACTACTATACACAGACGTTTAGATTTTTTACAAAGTATTGTAACACATCCTCATAACTAGTATATCCAGCTTTCATAACTGTCACTGTACGTCGCATAAGTTTCTTATATATTGTTCATTTATAGAATGTTCGCCAATCTTGGAATGCGCTCAAGAAACGTAATATATCGCGAAACACGATAATTCTTTCACAGTATTAGAACTATATTTGACATActtctttaaattatacacTTAATATTGATATAAGTTATCGTTTCGATTGAGTTGCAGCAATTTATTACCCTAACCGACTAACAGTTAATTCgactgaattaaatttgttaacttgacatattttacgttttgttgtaaattttaaaaccatcattcttttttataattgtgaCAAACTAGtctctacaaaaaaaaaaaaactttatttattaaataaatgaaataaattgctcCATCTTCGTCCATTTAATAACATTCTTAGGTATTTCGGGGCTACGTAGTTTGAACGCCTCTTGAAGAAAGACTTTAATCACAGTTAAGGCAGGAGAAACATTGAATAATGTaagattcataaataataggaGATCTCGTATAATATCGTGGCAAGTCTTCACgcaaaaaatattcagaagTAGATTCGAAATATgtgatgaattaaaaatgaagaaaagacTGTAGAACattaactaataaaaaaaaagcttaaGATAACGATAAACATGAAATCgtgaaatgatttttctttttaaataatagtttagttctctgtatttttaatatagttaCTTACATTCAATGCGAGATGAGTTGAGCATTTACTATGCTCGAcacgttcttttctttttaaattaaaactctGCCTCATTAATATGTTAGTCTACTGttatatatttgcaaaattgtaTAGTCTCAGTAAAATATATAGGAATAGGCGTATAAAGCACATacagaaaagaatatattcaaaCGCAAAAAGGTCCAGGGTGTTTGGAAGGCAACTCAGAAATTTTACTGATAAACCATCTAATAAGTGTTTTATATTAAGTTTTGATATAACAATGGCAAACAAAACtttgtttacgtttcttttaaattaaggATCGATaacgatttttttaatgtacaaacaaaaatgcatGTTATAAGAAATGAGATTATGaacaaaatgttaacatttatttttcgtagaaaATACCTCAGTGTGCAGCATGTTATATTACAGTACATAGCTGTAAATCTGCGTTTCAAACATCCTGAATATGGTATAAAACAGGAGTATGTAATGAGCGTTAAGTATTACATCATGAAGAACAGTATATAACATCTCTCTAGATCATTTTAAATCAACACAAAGATTTTACGTGGCAGGATCAAATAaccaaaatttagaaaaaaattaacttttctataaaagtaatattatgcTGCATTTATAAATACCTCTTTGTTTCCTCACTTGAGATATCTTCATTCTGCAGTTGCAATCCGTAATTACATTCGtaatgaaatacatatttaaataaattcttgctCTTGATAGAATTGAATGTATTGAAAACACTGTcctcaaaaatattttttaaatgactgCCATTCAAGcggtaaaatatttacaattacaaaaattgatttcactGATAGAAGTATCTATAATCCGTTGTTGATACACTGCGAAATCGACGTAGTACCATCGATCCAGCCACTACGTAAAATCCCTGTTGATTCGAAAGGGAGAAGTTCCATGATGCACAAAGTATCATTGCATGTTCATTACACTCTCTTAATCCATCGTATACAAAGCATAGATTTACCTTTCGTTAATATGATCATAATATTAAAACCGCGCACAACCTGGTTGAAGAACCGAAAACATAAACGCATTTCCATTTTGTGTCAGACGTCGCTTTCTTACTATAAAgtcgtataaattatatgagTGGCTGCCTAATTTTATTCCTCTTCGTatgatgaaaatttaattgtaaattttaatggcCTTTTCGAGATAGTTGATACGAGAACGCTTTGGCGCTTTGTTGACGTGTTCCAAACCAAGCCAAGGCCTCTGTGGCGATGTGCCTGCTTTTAAAAGTGGATaaactacaaaatttattcttcatcagcgtcaatttaaaatttatactaCAAGGTTATGGGCTTTTCTACTATCTTCTATTAACAAAATGCtgcacttttttatttagcttTTTGgttgcttttttttaaatatacttactCTGGTTTGCATGAGTGTGGAAGTCTGCAAGATCGACCATGTATCCTGGCGAATCCATAATAAAGTGTGGTTTACCCATCGTCACCACCGCGAACTTAAACTTCAAAgtttttttatgaattctCATAAAATATCAAGCAACATTAGATTAAGATGCCTACCTTCTCGAATTCCTTTTCTTGTACTcctaatttcttcaataatctTTCCTTCATTTTTGGGAAAGGTTCACCCTATAAGCatgtaattaacaaaaatatttataactacaaaattgaaatatctaattttaaaaaacctAATCGTATATTCAATTATGCTtacatgtttaattttaaagaaaaagggaaTACCAAATGTTGAGAAAACATCCTTGTGAAAATGTGCAACGGGAATCAACATTTCGTCGTCtgctaaatttaattcatcgtTTGGAATTTCTTCTATCCTGTATAATTTTGTGCCACTTGCATTTAAGTTATCTAAAGGTACATCTTCTTTTGGACCAGGCGAAAGTTTactacaattaatttctagtaTCCTTAATTTTCCAGAACCATTTTCGGATAATTCGACTTGTTTTTTAGCTTCTTCGAGTAAAGTAGCCACAGTTCCATTTTTATTAGGATAGAGAATAATTTCCTTCTCTTCTTTAAGAGACGGCCCAACccatatacatttaaattgctttttgTTTTCAAGCTCATTTACTCTAATACTGAGCTGctgataatataatttctttgtttttggtttacaaaaagaaaccaaTTCTTTAAGTGAACCTTCAAACGTACATTTTAATGGATGTCCGGGCGAATCTTTGTAactacgaataaaaaaaaaacaaaaacatacataatataaCATCATATCATAggacaaaatattattgtatcatATGAAACtcgaaatttttacttttgacATTTAAAGAACTGCAGAAGATATGGATCTGTCCCAACCCTTTGTGCCACTGCTCTTGCCATTTGATCATATGTCATTCTCAATGAAAGTTCCATTGTAAAGCCTGGATCATTAGGAATTGTTTTATCACAAAACGTTACTTCTACTCTGTGGAATAGATCCCTGAAACGCAATAGAAGTGTTCAcataattctttataatataagtaattattatattctataacTTACTTGAAGTATTCTTTACAGGTTGGGAGTTCATATGCTTGATTGTCACcttctttttgaaaaacaatgATATCTCCATCCATCAATTCTTCAAGAACTTTTTCCAATGGCTCTGTTAGATTATCTATTTTTTCTACCAAGTTcggtttaatttcttcgtaaaGCGCTAATTCTGTATCCGGCGGAAATCCAgctctttcatttaaaattggtATAAGTTCCTCTGTACAAAACCGtcataataattacttttcactgttataaaaatacaaaatttacattaacaaTTAAGAGCCACGTTTTATACCAAGTTATACTTCCAGAGGATCTATAAGTAGTATTATGCAGAAcatcgattataaaatatgtaaacgatttaataacatttgaaTATCAAATTCAGAGAAATAATGATCTAATTCCTTTCATCtttcaagttatttaaaatggaaCTTACGGACTTTAGCTGTGACAGGCATATAATGATGACCAcaataatgaattttcttgTTATTAGGATCatatagtttaaaaaataataaaacatcaGTGTCCTTATCAAAAGGTGGTAATGCTCTTAAATCTGAATCTGGAGGAACAAGTTCGACAAACACGTTCCAAACATTTGGATTCTCCGTGCATTGGTAAATGGATCTTTGCAGATCAACATCTAATTCAAGTGGCATTGGTCTACAGGTCTGGTTCGAACGTACGTTCAATGGCCATAAACGAATTTGCTCTATTGGATATTTCTGTAGAAAAAATCCCACTACATTAgatatttgaattaaacagtattatacattgaaataaaacacttgattcattcataaatattgtgttttaaatCACCTACCGTGCTTGTAGATGATCACAATATAGTATATAACCAAACTAGTAGCACATATTATGAAGCCACACCAATATTTCAACATtacataatttgaaatatatggATATATCGGTATTAACATAACATGTCATTATAGTATCATGTATAATAGCATGAACAATTTGTCAACAGTTGGACTTACCAAGCTATCACTCAGCAAGTCGAGAAACTCGTGCAAGGTACACTGCTTACGTATGCGAAATACACGATACAAAGCATGCTCTGGATCATACAAGTCATTCCCTTGGTGACCGTCAAAGTTATCCTCAAGAAGGACGTTGACAGTTATATACAAGTATGCTTCtgttctttcctttcttcttaTTTGTTCCAGCCTCTTCTCCTCTTGCAGCCTCTCCACCAGCTAGaccaacaaaattaaaattatccaTATGTATACTAAATTCGTctcattcgttattttttccTCATCTGtcttctaaaatttaaatttttagaaaagcAGTGTGCTGGTATCATGCTTTTGAGATTCGAGAACAGATAGTATTCGAAACATCAAAAgaatgatttttgtttctcatttacgtaattttaattttgttcatctgCCGCAATACAGACTACTAAGTCAAACAATTAcacaatgaaaattattcagCTGCTAATGATGATATCATGCACCATACTCTAAgcttattataaataaatttaacgaaatttatatattccgttgctaaaaaaaatgatcaagtacttttatatacagggatgatattttgatttgttaaatgataattataaatttcatcaatttttgtattctagTTGTATATCATGAACAACactttaatttatatcataaattaaattgaaatttcaattaaactaTATTGTATAGCTTTCTtactaaatattctttaattaaaaattataaaattctagcaataaatattatttgcaaattcaaaattgtcaTACCTGCATGCAACAAGTACTTATCTTTGAGTACATGACCATCATTTatgctaaataataataaaaatgtaatgtatAACCATAGTAGTGTGGAGATGCTTTACACTTTGAACTGTTGTTATATAgatatgttttaaacaaaaatacagctgcaaatgttcaataaataaaaattaaaagtggtTACGAATTAACTAATGTAAATtctattctttgaaattttctagtgCTCAACAGTTTATTCcatactttttcatttcttttatgtCTAAAATATTAGTATACTATTTATAGGTACTTTATAGCTATTATGAAGTATTCACTCTGTCGATGATGCATTGagttttttctatttattaatatgtaacaacaaataaataggTAGCATCTGTTGATGGTCATACTGACTATTAACattgacaaaatttaatgaattaacGACTCGATTGATTGATTCAGACCTTTTTACAAAGTTCAATATCCTAGCTTTGTTATCCACGTTGAGTCAAAGTATTAATTCACGAAAATCACGGATTTGATAATATAAATCACATTTCACCTTACTTACTGAACGATcttcattaaataacaaacaCACCGTAGAAGACGTATTAAGGAAGAAGCCGACATTATTAATAGATCCTActtattgttcatttttttcatttttccctcAACGTTATTTGTTCCATGAGCTAAGACTCATTACTTCAAATCagattttcaataattatctCACTATATTAACTAATAAGTCTTTCCTGCCCTTATTCTTCATATAGTTATTCACACATTTCCAATCTATTTGCGATATGTCTGTGCATTCTTCACCCAAAGCTTTAAAATACTACAATACAATTATTCGTTTTAgatataatattgtacaatatttattacaataaacatttcaaaacgATTCTAAGGCTCATTATGATAGTAGCCTAATAATCAGATCCTATATCAACCCgattgtagttttttttgtaGTACCTGAAGTGCAACGCGTACATTAGTTACAGCTGTATAACCTTCAGTCAATCAATATATATtagtataaaatgtttaagtaACGAAAAAATGAGTCAAAAgaatcaacaaaaatttaatttttacacgacTCAATCGTCCATACAAAAAATCCTCtgttaaaaaatcgaaatataattatcagGATAAACAAATCTCTATATAACACGAATGATTAAAAATCTACTGATAATGTACATTTTAGGTAACAGTGATGTAAAATTTTACATGAGATGTTTTATATCAGAATAAAAcactatttttttcattgagattattaattacttgattcaatataatataaatgaatacacCTTTTGACGCATATATTAAATCTCAGCAAAGTAATGCGCGCGTaacactttaaaaattatcaaatgTGAAGTATTACATACAACATGTCGTACCTGAAAATGGACATAATGTATTTAGTATTAACATTTGGTGATATAACAGCCTGTAGCTGATAACACTATAAATTTCtgttcataaaaaatattaagagaaattttataacaaatatttggaaatatatgtgtatgtatatatagatgctaaaaaaaatattaatttattaaatttaatttgtagatCTTATTTTCTGATTATTTCACATGTCCAAAATATTGAATCTATTCAAATATGTTCCTACTTTGTTAAACTCATTTCATCCTTGCATTTAACTTGATATAATGTGTTATGAATTTGATGACCTCATATGCTATGAGCTAATTAGCTTAAAACATATTAAAGAATTGGGAAGAGTTTCGTCGGAAAACAATGCAAACGATTTACAACTCTTTCCAGCTCTTTGCATGATAGTTGTTACTtaaaaatcatgaatataGAGATTTGGATTTCGAGAATTTTGTGTGCACGGACGAAGAGTCGTAGTCTCTGTGTGTGAGTCTTTAATTGAGTCAGTCGTGTCTTTGTCACGTTCAAGGTCGCTCAACTCCTGGGAAAGTTCTCTTTGAAGGACGTTTCTGACCTCTTGAGGTATATCCTCTTCCTTAACTTCTTGCAAGACGTTCTCCAACTCGGAATTCCTTATGTACACCAACATATAGGCGTTCGTACAGTGTTTCACAGGTATGGTTATGTCCTCATCTTGACCACCATAATTATGCTCAATGGCTTCCTGCTTTGTACACCTCGAGACGACATCATCGTCGAATTTACACCACTGTtttgaaagttaaataaaaaatgtagttaaattaaattactttttaaatgtacaagTTATTCTATGTAAAGTACCTATATAAGTATACACATACAATGTTAACGTAAAAGTTGTACATACTTTTCCATCACCGGCTGGATTGATAAATACAACATAATGTCCACCATGATTATCTCCACTATGAACTAAGACCGCGTGCAATGTATAATCGGCACTCGTTGCtgctttattttgtaaatatttgccaAGACTTATTTTGTCATAAAACTCAAACCTTTATTAAATGCAagatgcatatttttttcaatagagAGCATAAGTAAATATAGCAATTcaacaatttaatatcactttgaTGTTACGTACCTGTCATTAAATTTGACAGAACAATCCGTAACTGGATCATATTGAAATCGCATTAAATGCAAATGTAAAACTGGtggaaacgatgaaaaaataaCACCCTTTTCCGCTTCCTGTAATCCATGTTCTCCCGCGTCATATTTATTATCACCATCCAGACTTTCAGTGCTTACATAGTCATTAAACGATTCATAAACTAAAAGAacgataattttttatatgatgCAGAATTACATgtacaaacataaatataaaacttttatattaatagcAAACAGTACATGTATCAATACTTACTATTTCTCTTGCCCTTTATATTTAACTGGATATCATAGAAAGTTTCAACTCTGGTTGATttgtaatcaatatttttacatttaataaatgacaCCATTTTCCCCTCAAATAATTTTGGTACTGTACCCTCTACACATGttcctttcattttactttccaACTTGTCTAAAAGCTAAAGCAGTTattagtaaaaagaaatataatttcaactgtaatattatttatgatatgGTATATTAGTTCCATACCACACGTAAAAATTCTTGTACATCATGCTGCATGAAAGAATCCAATGTTTCCCAACCAAAACTTTtggttaatttttttgtacctACTGGCTTatcagaaaattgtaattcgtgAAAAACCCTTTGTAAAGCCAAAGCAACGCTTCTGCTAGAATCATCACTTTCTGTTGGCATTTTGTAGACTGCTTTGCGTAACTGAAAACAAAGATATAGATATTTAAACAACTATATTATAGATACAACCAGAAAATTCAGTTACAATGAAGTGTAAGTACATACAAaagtaatacatttaattgttaaaCTCCTTAAATATTCAACTTACTTgattggtaaaatataaagtttgaaGCAAAGAATTCATGTAACATGTAGCACCTTGATTTTTTAAACCTACAAATCCTGTATGTTTTTTACTGTCCCAACTGACACCATGTGGAGCATCAGCTGTTACATGAacctgtttaaaaaaattaaatattttaaggaaaTACTCCTAAAGAatatagtttttaaattttgttactgtaaaataatataagcATATTACTAACCTCCAGTGTAATAGAATCATCTTTAATAAAACCTTTATCAGGATCAAGGACATCTTGCAATGTCATAAAATGACTAAATCCCCAATCATTTTCTTTACTGTAGAATAGGTGCTGAATCTCTAAAATGTAGATGTATATGCTTAATGAGATGtaatcgattaaattaaaatttacttaaataaacTGATATTTTAGATTATACTAACTTCTGCTGAATGGTTCCTGTCCTTCTTTACAAGAAAGTAACCGAAGATCTGCAACTGCATAACAACTCCATGATGCTGATTCACTTTCTCCATtacattgaagaaaaaaacCAAGCGACCTTTGTTGTGGTCTTTCTTGTGCTTGACTTGACCTTGgcattatcattattttccaTGGCAAGTTACGAACGTAACATGGTGGTGATAGTTGAgtatctttcatttttgaaacattttctgcCGTGTAGCGAAATGTTGCTTCTGATCTTGCTTCatctgtttaaaaatgaaattcttactCATAACATCACAACAAATAGAGtgatataataaaatcatgTCTAACTGAAGTTAAGGATGTTCctattttctgtaattattataattcaattataaagaattatgtaaatttttgcaaatgactcagaattttgttctttacaAATATCTTATATAATCGACAggctaataaaataaatgttataaaacagcagatttaatcaaataaacaaatgctatTCTTATCTTACCTTCTTCCATTTCTTGATCTTGAACTATACAAGCTAATTCCGATTCTCCATTCATAGGACTAGTATCATTACCATCTCCGCCACCATCATTTGGTGTTTCTATAAAGTTAAAACATTTGTACATAtatctctccctttctctttaattacttatatcaaacaaattattctcccaataatattaacatacaTATACTTGATATTTGCTGTACTTTAATTGGTGcatattaccaaataaatattctgaaCATCTGaggtaaaaattatttaaaatatatttagaattacACAATTCACTTAGGAttttataatagttttaaaagaaagaaaatatatagaagtacttatataaatatttgacaagAACTATGTCAAATTCCAATCATTATGACATGCTTAAAAGACAAATGAATGTTTTCATCAAATGAAAAACTATCTTTAaccttatacagggtgattctTATAAGGTGACTGACACGATTATCTGTGAAATTTCAAGTCgtactaaaaaattattcagacAAAAAATAATCAGTTTCAAGAGGGAAGCAAGGTGGCtgtaatttactttaaagCTAGTGTGTAACCTTtacaattatgaataaaagaaaagccagatatcaatatacatatgcaaagtataacgaaatattagtttaaaattgtttgttttcttaatCAAATCAATACAACAAATCACTATCTACTTTATTCTgtttacataatatatattcatcaGACATATATAATTACACTTAAATAAACTTCAAATATACAGTAGACTTCGATTTTGAAAAgacaattatatacaaataaaaattgattacggAACAACCATATATCGTCGAAAAACGggaataatttctataaccttcaaagtaaaaataataacatatacaacatgaaaattaaaaaaaaaaaaatgaaataagatGATGAAGTGAAGGTGAAGCATACCTTCTTGCGTATCCATTTCTTCGACTTCATTG
This window contains:
- the LOC128879092 gene encoding ubiquitin carboxyl-terminal hydrolase 7 isoform X3, which encodes MNHVNDQENLKQLNLAPVQVNEVEEMDTQEETPNDGGGDGNDTSPMNGESELACIVQDQEMEEDEARSEATFRYTAENVSKMKDTQLSPPCYVRNLPWKIMIMPRSSQAQERPQQRSLGFFLQCNGESESASWSCYAVADLRLLSCKEGQEPFSRKIQHLFYSKENDWGFSHFMTLQDVLDPDKGFIKDDSITLEVHVTADAPHGVSWDSKKHTGFVGLKNQGATCYMNSLLQTLYFTNQLRKAVYKMPTESDDSSRSVALALQRVFHELQFSDKPVGTKKLTKSFGWETLDSFMQHDVQEFLRVLLDKLESKMKGTCVEGTVPKLFEGKMVSFIKCKNIDYKSTRVETFYDIQLNIKGKRNIYESFNDYVSTESLDGDNKYDAGEHGLQEAEKGVIFSSFPPVLHLHLMRFQYDPVTDCSVKFNDRFEFYDKISLGKYLQNKAATSADYTLHAVLVHSGDNHGGHYVVFINPAGDGKWCKFDDDVVSRCTKQEAIEHNYGGQDEDITIPVKHCTNAYMLVYIRNSELENVLQEVKEEDIPQELVERLQEEKRLEQIRRKERTEAYLYITVNVLLEDNFDGHQGNDLYDPEHALYRVFRIRKQCTLHEFLDLLSDSLKYPIEQIRLWPLNVRSNQTCRPMPLELDVDLQRSIYQCTENPNVWNVFVELVPPDSDLRALPPFDKDTDVLLFFKLYDPNNKKIHYCGHHYMPVTAKVQELIPILNERAGFPPDTELALYEEIKPNLVEKIDNLTEPLEKVLEELMDGDIIVFQKEGDNQAYELPTCKEYFKDLFHRVEVTFCDKTIPNDPGFTMELSLRMTYDQMARAVAQRVGTDPYLLQFFKCQNYKDSPGHPLKCTFEGSLKELVSFCKPKTKKLYYQQLSIRVNELENKKQFKCIWVGPSLKEEKEIILYPNKNGTVATLLEEAKKQVELSENGSGKLRILEINCSKLSPGPKEDVPLDNLNASGTKLYRIEEIPNDELNLADDEMLIPVAHFHKDVFSTFGIPFFFKIKHGEPFPKMKERLLKKLGVQEKEFEKFKFAVVTMGKPHFIMDSPGYMVDLADFHTHANQTGTSPQRPWLGLEHVNKAPKRSRINYLEKAIKIYN
- the LOC128879092 gene encoding ubiquitin carboxyl-terminal hydrolase 7 isoform X6; this encodes MNHVNDQENLKQLNLAPVQVNEVEEMDTQEETPNDGGGDGNDTSPMNGESELACIVQDQEMEEDEARSEATFRYTAENVSKMKDTQLSPPCYVRNLPWKIMIMPRSSQAQERPQQRSLGFFLQCNGESESASWSCYAVADLRLLSCKEGQEPFSRKIQHLFYSKENDWGFSHFMTLQDVLDPDKGFIKDDSITLEVHVTADAPHGVSWDSKKHTGFVGLKNQGATCYMNSLLQTLYFTNQLRKAVYKMPTESDDSSRSVALALQRVFHELQFSDKPVGTKKLTKSFGWETLDSFMQHDVQEFLRVLLDKLESKMKGTCVEGTVPKLFEGKMVSFIKCKNIDYKSTRVETFYDIQLNIKGKRNIYESFNDYVSTESLDGDNKYDAGEHGLQEAEKGVIFSSFPPVLHLHLMRFQYDPVTDCSVKFNDRFEFYDKISLGKYLQNKAATSADYTLHAVLVHSGDNHGGHYVVFINPAGDGKWCKFDDDVVSRCTKQEAIEHNYGGQDEDITIPVKHCTNAYMLVYIRNSELENVLQEVKEEDIPQELVERLQEEKRLEQIRRKERTEAYLYITVNVLLEDNFDGHQGNDLYDPEHALYRVFRIRKQCTLHEFLDLLSDSLKYPIEQIRLWPLNVRSNQTCRPMPLELDVDLQRSIYQCTENPNVWNVFVELVPPDSDLRALPPFDKDTDVLLFFKLYDPNNKKIHYCGHHYMPVTAKVQELIPILNERAGFPPDTELALYEEIKPNLVEKIDNLTEPLEKVLEELMDGDIIVFQKEGDNQAYELPTCKEYFKDLFHRVEVTFCDKTIPNDPGFTMELSLRMTYDQMARAVAQRVGTDPYLLQFFKCQNYKDSPGHPLKCTFEGSLKELVSFCKPKTKKLYYQQLSIRVNELENKKQFKCIWVGPSLKEEKEIILYPNKNGTVATLLEEAKKQVELSENGSGKLRILEINCSKLSPGPKEDVPLDNLNASGTKLYRIEEIPNDELNLADDEMLIPVAHFHKDVFSTFGIPFFFKIKHGEPFPKMKERLLKKLGVQEKEFEKFAVVTMGKPHFIMDSPGYMVDLADFHTHANQSTSPQRPWLGLEHVNKAPKRSRINYLEKAIKIYN